DNA from Victivallis lenta:
CTGGACTTTATCCATTATTTCGCCCGGAATCTTTCTTGAAATTCATCATACTTCTTCATGATATCCGATAAAGTCATGCCGTCGAATTTTTTGCATACTTCGTTCATGTCAATAGCTTTTCCTTGCAGCGCAGCAGGTCCGGTTTCCTGCATAATCATCATTGTTATTGTTGCGGCAACTTTTTTTCGGTCATCTTCGCTTAGCTTCTGTGTCATTTTCTGCAAAGACGATTTGAAAGCATCTTCGCTGCTGCCATTCAGAGTATCGCGCCCGCAACCGGCAAGAAGCATCATTGTTGCGACTAGTAATATAACTCTTTTCATTTTTCGCTTTCCTTTTGTTTCTGCAGCCAAGTTTCCCAAAAATGATGTATCCCATGTTCACGCATTGCGATATCAATAGCATCTTCATTACGCAAGGATTCTTTAATCGGCCATATCCAAAACCAATCGCGGGACATTTTTTCCAAGATAATTGGCGGGCAGCCTTCATTTTCATTGATCGATAACAGGGCAAAACGGGTTTCGTCAAGATCGACAAACACTTTGAACACTGGTTCGGAATAATCTGCCAGCGTTGCAATCACTCGTTGACCGGTTCGCGGTACTTCGTCACGACCAACTAAGACCCTTGTACCTGGTGGATACCACGGCATCATAGATACGCCCGTAATCAGGACTGCAAAATCGCCCGGTTTGGCAGTTGAAAAATAGGAAAATTCGTTTGTTCCCAGCTCGGCCAGCTTATCTCCGAAAGGATGGGTTGCCGGCTGCATTTCCATTGCTTGAGCTACAGACAAAAGCGGAACGGCCACAAAATCACACTTTGACAGGAGCGTTACACTATCTTTTATATAAGGTTTTAATAGTGGTTCGATACGCTGCCATGTGTCATCTTCAAAGTAATTGATTTTACCTTTTAAGATGCGTCCGATGTGCATTCTGCTTAAGCCTAGTTTGTCGGCTAGGGCTGCATCTGATTTCATGCCGGCCCGCATTCGCCGGATAGCGTTTGATAGTGTTAAGTCAATCATTTTCATAGCGTTATCCTCCGGCTATTTACTTTTTATACAATATCATAACTTTTATAGATTACAAATTTTTATAAAAAAGATTTTTTGAACCCTTGATTTTGTAACATGTATAGGTTACATTGTATTTTGTAATACAGGAGGTGATATGAACAAGAAACAGCGGCAACCGGCAAGAGAAAAAACGGTTAAAATCAGTGTCAATGTACATCGTGAGCTGAAAATCAGAGCGGTACGGGACAATCGGAACATCCATCTTGATTTAACAGATGATATAATCATGCTCGGAATCGAAGAATACGACCGGAGCCGAAAAAATTTGCCTTCAATGTAACGCATATAGGTTACATTATGAATGGAGCTATTATCCCTAAAATAAGACAATTGACCGTTGAGGATTATCCTGGCATTACAGATGCAGAGCGTTACCCATATGCTACTCCGGAGCAAATCGCAATGGGAAAACAGATTGCACGGTCAATACTGAAATTTGTACGGGAACATCCCGAGCAAGTTGAACATTACCGGACAGCGCCGGAAGCTACTGTTAAAAGTCTACTGCAAAGGGTCTAAAAAAGAATGGAAAATAATCTGATTGTAAAAAATGAATTATGGCGGGACCTGTGCGCGATTCAAGCAGAATTGGAAGTTCCGAAGGACCGGAACAATGCGTTCGGCGGCTTCAAGTATCGCAAGTGTGAGGACATTTTGCGTGCCGTCAAACCGTTGCTTCATGCGCACGGAATCATCATTTTGCTGTCGGACGAAATTGTCCAGTTCGGGGAATGGGTGTTTGTCAAGGCGACAGCAACCATCCAGCGTGGGGATGCGGTAATCAGTTGCACCGCCTACGCCCGGCACGCCGACGAACGCAAAGGCATGGATGCGGCTCAAGTGACCGGTTCGGCATCGAGCTACGCCCGCAAATATGCGCTTTCCGGCCTGTTCGGAATCAGCGATACCGACGACCCCGACGACCCGCCGCAAGCCGCGCCCGGCATCGCTCCGGCTCCCATGTCGCAGATTGTGCGCCCGGCTGCTCCCGGTCCGGTCCCCGGTAAAACCGTTTTGCCCGGCGTTCGCACGCCGCTTCCCGGAATGCCCGCAACCAACCAGACGAGGTGATTATGTTTTATGTGTTCGATATCGAGACCATGCCGGACAGCAGCAAAATTTCCCTGCTGCCGGAACCGGAAGTCAAGCTTGGCAACCTGAAAGACGAAACCAAGATTGCCGAAAAGAAAGCCGAGGCGCGCGCCGAGCAGATTGCGAAAATGGCGTTGAATCCGCTGTATGGCCGGATCATCTGCGCGGTTTTCTCCGCTCCGGGCGTGAATGGGGAACTTGAAAGCTACCGCCTGACCGCCGGCGATGATGACGAAGAGGAAGCGGCCCTGATTGCCGGCTGTTTCGACGTTCTTCGGCAGGACGGCGCGCGTTTGGTAACGTGGAACGGCATGTGTTTCGATGTGCCGTTTCTGTTCAAGCGCGCGGCGATTCTCGGCGTGCCGTTGCACGATGTGCCGGTCTTGCCGTTCTGGTGCAAACGCTATTCGACCGGTCCCCATATCGACTTGATGCAGGTTTGGAGCAACTGGAATTCGCAGCAGTATGCAAAGCTCGATGACGTGGCCGGAGTTTGCGCCGACGACCATAAAATCAAGATCGATTTCCGCGATTTTCCGGAACTGGTCAAGACCGAGGATGGGCGCAACCGGATTGCCGACTACTGCGAACAGGATGTTCGGCTCACTTACCGTAATTTTCAGAAGTTCAACGGGGTTTTGTTTTAACCCCACAACCAGAAGAAAGGGTTTCTTATGTTCAAGGCAGAGGGTACGTATGATGTGGTGATTACTCGGGCGATTCTCGGGGAATCGAAATTCTGCAAAGACGCTGGCGCATTCGACGTGTGTATCGAGGTGCAGGATGCGAACGGAGTTTCGGACTGGTGGCGCGGGGAGTATTCCAACCGTCCCGGTGTCGGCAATGCCGCCGGCAAAGTTCAGTGGGAAATGACGATGGCGACGCTGACGAAAATCGGCCTCCCGTCCGACAACCTGTTTGAGCATCTGCAGGCCGATGCGGACGGCACCGCGACAATTCCAGCGCTGGTTGGCATCCAGACGACCGCGACCGTCAAGACGACCGAGCGGGACGGCAAGATTTATCACAATGTCCAGTATCTCGGTGACGGCGGCGGCCCGAAGGGGATGAATCTCGGAAACCTGCTTGCCATGTACGGCATGGCCGCGCAGCCGGTCCAGCAGCAGCCGATTCAGCAGCCGGCAGCGCAACCCGCTGCTATGCCGCAGCCCACCGCGCAGCCGGTCCAGCAGCCGGCACAACCGGCAGTCATGCCGGGAACAATCCCGGCGTTTCCGGGCAAGGCCGCTCCGAACGGTCCGTTTGCGAACCTGAAGAGGTAGCCGCAATGGGGGAGTTCCGAATCGTTATTGATACGCGGGAGCAAACCCCGTGGAGCTTCCCCCCGGAAATTTCGGTCGAAATCGGGACCTTGAAAACCGGAGATTATGCGCTGGCTGGCGATGATGCGTTCGCCATCGAACGCAAGTCGAAGGACGATTTTTTAGGGACGGTTTCGACCGGTTGGGGGCGGTTCTGCCGGGAACTGAACCGGATGGAGGCGGCCGGCTTCCCGGCAAAGCCGGTGATTGTTGAGTGTGATTTTTCGGCGTTCTGCTTTTCGGAGCGCAACGGGGAAATCATTCCGCCGGATCATGAACACTACAAACTGACCCCGCAATTCGTCATGAAGCGGATCGGGCAGCTTACCGCGCGCGGAGCGGCGGTTATTTTCGCCGGGAATCCGGAATTTGCATCAGCGCTGGCGCTGGCAATCCTGAAAGAACGGCATGAGGCATTGAATCAATGAAAACGATTGAAGCGAAAATTATACAAATTCTTTGGCCGCGGCTCGGCGTGGATAATCCGCGCTCTTGGTATCGCCTGGAATGCCAGACCGAAACCGGCACGATGATTTGCACCGGTACAATCAAATGGCGGCCGACCGAAAACGAGCTGTTGAAGCTGACCGGAGATTTTGAAGTCTGGAAGGGGCAGCAGTGTTTCAAGTTCGCGGAGGCGCGGCCGAACGTACCGGAGAACCCGCGCGCGCAGCTCTCGTATGTCGTTGAACGCACCCGGGGCATGGGTCCGGCGACCGAGGCGGCAATATGGGACAGTCTCGGCGACGGCTGGCGCAAACTGTCCCCGAAAGAGGCGGAGGCGCTGAAAATCCGGCCGGACGTATACGAGATTTTCAAGCAGCAACTTGATTCGCTGGTCCGCGACAAGGAGAAATGCGACGCAATTTCGTACCTGATCGGCCGCGGCTGCTCAAATGCACTGGCGTGCGCGGCGTGGGAGGCGTGGGAAACGGACGCGGTCGGGATCGTCAATTCCGACTGTTACCGGCTGGCCGACTTGTCCGGGTTCGGCTTTGCTGATGTGGACGGCAAAGTTCGGCTGTCTTACGACATCGGGGACGAAGACCCGCGCCGGATCAAAGCGGCGATCATCTACGCCATGCGGCAACTTACCGGCTCCGGTTCAACGGTGATTTCCTGGGTGGAACTGGTGCAGAAACTCGGAGAGCTGAAAATCAACCTGCAGCTTGCACAAGCGGCGGTTGGCAACATGTTCGACGATTTTACGTTGCGCGGGTTCGCCGGCGAAGAGATGGTTGCGCTCGGCTTCCATTACAACGCCGAAACCGAAATACTGAACTATTTAGGGGGGAAGCATGAGTAAATGTGGAAAACTGTGTGAAGTGTACAGCCGGGTTTGCGGCTATTTCCGGCCGGTTGCGAACTGGAACAAGGGCAAACAGGAGGAATTCAAGGAGCGCCGGCCGTTCGATGTACCGGGAAAAACGGCGACTGAGAAGCCCGGAAAGGATGCTGAAAAATGAGTTTTCAGCTCGATCAATCGCAATTGGCCGCGGTCCGGTTCGCCGCCGGGAACCGGTTTTCGATCATCAACGGCGGGGCCGGATGCGGCAAGACGACGATCATCAAGGAGATCGTCAAAACGCTGCGGAGCAACGGCAAGGCTGTCGGGCTTTGCGCGCCGACCGGCAAGGCGGCCGCCCGGCTGAAAGAGGCGACCGGCACGCCGACCGCAACCGTTCATTCCCTGCTCGGTTACGATGGGGCGATGTACAACGAGCCGCCGTTTCCGGGCAAAACAATCATCATCGACGAATCGAGCATGATGGATTCATGCTTGTTGGCGGAGGTGGTCAAGCGGGAACCGGAACGGCTGATTCTGGTGGGGGATCAGGCGCAGTTGACGCCGGTTGGAGCGGGGCAGCCGTTTCACGACATCATCGACTTTTTTCCGGAACACGTCCGGACGCTGACCACCTGTTACCGCAACACGGAAGCCGTATTCAAGGCCGCGTCCGCCATCCGGCGCGGCGAAATGCCGCTGCTGCACGACAAATCAGACAATGAGGTTTGGGACGTGTACGACAGCGGAGAAGCGGAAATTACGCAGCAGGTAATCCTTGAGTGGGTAAAAAAAGGCGTTTTCAATTTTGAAACTGATATCATTCTGGCACCGAAAAACGGAGAGCGCAACAAGGAAACCGGCCTGTTTCCGGCCTGTACCGTCAACCGCCTGAACGAAGAAATTATCAAGATCGTGAATCCGCGCTCCTCTGCCGAGGCACGGAAATTTCTGCCTGGCGACCGGGTAATCAACACGAAAAACAATCCGGACAAGGATATCTGGAACGGCACGACCGGCACCGTTCACGCTATCGACGAAGACGGCAAATTGTGGTTAAGGCTGGATATCCCGATTACCGACCCGAACCGGCCCGAAGAGGTGAAAGACCTGGTATTGCTGAATAGGGACGAACAATCGCACCTGTCGCACGCTTACGCGCTGACGGTCCACAAATCGCAGGGCAGCCAATACCGGCAGGTCTGTTTCGTCTGCCTGATGCGCGACCGGTTTATCCTGAACCGTTCGCTTGCCTATACCGCCGTCACGCGCACGAAACAGCGCTGCATCGTTGCCGGGCAGGTATTTGCACTGGCGCAGTCGATGCAGCGGGAGAAGTCAAAGCAGACGGTAATTCAAATTCTGGCCGGAAAGAGAGGATAAAATGAATGGAGAGAATCAGAGTTCGGCTTGGAAGAGAGCTTTTCAGGGTTATGCGCGGTTACTGTACGTACTGCGAAACGGCACTTTCGACGACGTTCCGGCGGTTGATCGAGGAAAACCGCGCGCAGATCGACGGCGGAAAAAGCGCCGTGGAATTTCTGGACGCCAACAGAGTTTCCACAACCGGCGGCGGAAGTCCGGAAATTGCCGTTCCCGGCATGACGGCACGGGCGTATGAAACACCGGACTATCTGCGCGCGGTTGTACACGCCAACCGGAACCGCCTCCGGATCACACCGGAGCAGCGCCGCGCGAAGCTGGACCGGGATATCGCCAGACTAGACCGGCAAATCGCGCAGGAATTCGCAGAACTTCAAAAACAACCATATATCATTGAGGGAGAATAGACCATGAAAAATTGTTTCAAGCTGATCGACGAAACCGCCAAGCAATTGCCGATGAACACCGCCGCCGCCGCGGTTTTCAACCGTGTTGTACTGCTGGATGCACTGAAACGAGTTGCGCCGGCAACCTGCCGGAAAAGCAGCGTTTTGCCGATTCTGCAAAACGTCCTGTTCAACGTGCAGAAGGACGGCAGCGCAATAATTACCGCGACGAATCTTGAATTGTCGGTTTCGGTGACGCTGGCGACCGAGGCCCGCCGGAACGTAATTTTTACAGTACCGTTTGCGCCGTTGCTGAAAGCGGTTCGTCTGATGCGTTGCGACCGAATCGGATTTTTACCGGGCGAAAACACGGTTGTTTTTGAATCCGGCTCCGTGTCAGTAACGGCGCATACCTGCCCGGCGGCCGATTATCCGCAGATGGAAAGCGTACTGAAAATGTCCATCCGCAACACGATCAGCGACAGCGTGCAGTTTTTCGACGACCTGGCACGGGCGCAGAAGTGTACATCGCAGGATGATTCGCGCCGGGCGTTGACCGGCGTATATCTGAAAAAGGAGTATGGGCGGGCGGTTGTTACCGGAACGGACGGCAAGCGACTGCTGATTATCGAAAGCACGGAAATGGCCGGCGACGATGTGAATCCGGCAATCCTGCCGGGGAAATTCATTCCCGCACTGAAAACCGCGTTTGCGGGGAAGGGAGGTGCATTGACGGTGGATTTTTACGAATCGCATATCGTGATGGAAAGCTCGAATATCCGGGTTGCACTGAAAAAGATCGAAGGGAGTTACCCGAATGCCAAACAGGTTATTCCGGTCATTCTGCCCGAGAAACTGCACATTTCCGCGTTTGTGCTGGAATGGCTGATCAATTGCGCGGAGTTGGTCAGGGATGAAAACAATTATCTGGAAATGTACCTGAAACCCGGCCGGCTCGAACTCAAAACGGAAAGTTGCAGTGTGGATGCAATCGGGGCCGCATTCTGCAACCTTGAATCGAATGACTACGCCGGGGACCGGGAATTTCATTTCACGTTCAATCCCGATTTTTTGCGAATGGCGACGCTGGCCGGCGACGACCTTACTATCAGTTTTCAGGACCCGCTTTCTCCTGTCATGTTCAGCAGCCCCGGCCGTTGCTATGTCCTGATGCCGATCCGCAAGAAGTGAAAACAGTATGAAACATATCGTTTGTTATTCTGGCGGTATTGAGTCCGCGTTGGCAGCTATTGAGGTAGTCCGAAAGTACGGCCGCAAAAACGTCATACTGGTGAATCATAACATTTGTACCGAGGCCGAGGACCCCGATATCAAAGACTACAAATATAACATCGCCGACTATCTCGGTCTTAACATCGAATTCGTGACGGCGCAGGAGACGTTCCCGCATTTAGACCCGATCAAAACTTGTATAGAAATTCGAGCGTTCAAGGTGGGAAAGGGGCGTGAGCTGTGTACTGCCAAACTCAAAACGGAGCCTTTCATGCGCTGGCTCTCTACCCATTACCGCCCGGACGAGTGTGTCATCTATTACGGGTTCACCAGTTTTGAAAACAACCGTTGTGCCCGACGAATCGAGGCGATGTGTAAGGCGGGCTGGAGACTGGATTTTCCGCTGCTATGGTGGGATCGAACGATTTACGATACTGCCGAAATCGGTATTCCGCGTCCTGAACATTATCAGATATGGCAGCACGGAAACTGTATTGGCTGTTTGAAAGCAGGATGGCTGCATTGGTACTGCGTGTACGTCCACCGCCGCGACCGCTGGGAGCTGGCGAAGAAAGCTGAAAAGGAAATCGGTTATACGATCAACCGACGCAACAATCTCCCCTGTCTTCTGATCGAACGCGAAGAGGAATTTGAAGTGTTACGCCGCGCCGGGCTTCCGGCAACTGAATGGATACCGAGCGGCAAATTTTGGAGCATGGCGCGCAATCTGCTGAAGAACAATCAACCGGAATTTAACTTTAAAGAGGATTTGAGATGAGCGAAGGGTGGATTGGGGTTGACCTTGACGGAACGTTGGCAGAGTATGATGGTTGGAAAGGTGTAGAACACATTGGAAAACCTATTCCAAGTATGGTGGAACGGGTGAAAGCATGGATTATCGAAGGGAAAGACGTTCGCATCTTCACCGCCCGCGTATGCATGTCTCAGTCAAAAAAAGATTTTACCACAGCATATGAAGCTATAGCGGCATGGTGTCGCAAATACATTGGCAAGGAACTTAAAATCACCGCAGAAAAGGATTGGAAAATGATAAA
Protein-coding regions in this window:
- a CDS encoding DUF6694 family lipoprotein, whose translation is MKRVILLVATMMLLAGCGRDTLNGSSEDAFKSSLQKMTQKLSEDDRKKVAATITMMIMQETGPAALQGKAIDMNEVCKKFDGMTLSDIMKKYDEFQERFRAK
- a CDS encoding S24 family peptidase, giving the protein MKMIDLTLSNAIRRMRAGMKSDAALADKLGLSRMHIGRILKGKINYFEDDTWQRIEPLLKPYIKDSVTLLSKCDFVAVPLLSVAQAMEMQPATHPFGDKLAELGTNEFSYFSTAKPGDFAVLITGVSMMPWYPPGTRVLVGRDEVPRTGQRVIATLADYSEPVFKVFVDLDETRFALLSINENEGCPPIILEKMSRDWFWIWPIKESLRNEDAIDIAMREHGIHHFWETWLQKQKESEK
- a CDS encoding ERF family protein; translation: MENNLIVKNELWRDLCAIQAELEVPKDRNNAFGGFKYRKCEDILRAVKPLLHAHGIIILLSDEIVQFGEWVFVKATATIQRGDAVISCTAYARHADERKGMDAAQVTGSASSYARKYALSGLFGISDTDDPDDPPQAAPGIAPAPMSQIVRPAAPGPVPGKTVLPGVRTPLPGMPATNQTR
- a CDS encoding ribonuclease H-like domain-containing protein, with product MFYVFDIETMPDSSKISLLPEPEVKLGNLKDETKIAEKKAEARAEQIAKMALNPLYGRIICAVFSAPGVNGELESYRLTAGDDDEEEAALIAGCFDVLRQDGARLVTWNGMCFDVPFLFKRAAILGVPLHDVPVLPFWCKRYSTGPHIDLMQVWSNWNSQQYAKLDDVAGVCADDHKIKIDFRDFPELVKTEDGRNRIADYCEQDVRLTYRNFQKFNGVLF
- a CDS encoding ERCC4 domain-containing protein — encoded protein: MGEFRIVIDTREQTPWSFPPEISVEIGTLKTGDYALAGDDAFAIERKSKDDFLGTVSTGWGRFCRELNRMEAAGFPAKPVIVECDFSAFCFSERNGEIIPPDHEHYKLTPQFVMKRIGQLTARGAAVIFAGNPEFASALALAILKERHEALNQ
- a CDS encoding helix-hairpin-helix domain-containing protein, with the protein product MKTIEAKIIQILWPRLGVDNPRSWYRLECQTETGTMICTGTIKWRPTENELLKLTGDFEVWKGQQCFKFAEARPNVPENPRAQLSYVVERTRGMGPATEAAIWDSLGDGWRKLSPKEAEALKIRPDVYEIFKQQLDSLVRDKEKCDAISYLIGRGCSNALACAAWEAWETDAVGIVNSDCYRLADLSGFGFADVDGKVRLSYDIGDEDPRRIKAAIIYAMRQLTGSGSTVISWVELVQKLGELKINLQLAQAAVGNMFDDFTLRGFAGEEMVALGFHYNAETEILNYLGGKHE
- a CDS encoding ATP-dependent DNA helicase; this encodes MSFQLDQSQLAAVRFAAGNRFSIINGGAGCGKTTIIKEIVKTLRSNGKAVGLCAPTGKAAARLKEATGTPTATVHSLLGYDGAMYNEPPFPGKTIIIDESSMMDSCLLAEVVKREPERLILVGDQAQLTPVGAGQPFHDIIDFFPEHVRTLTTCYRNTEAVFKAASAIRRGEMPLLHDKSDNEVWDVYDSGEAEITQQVILEWVKKGVFNFETDIILAPKNGERNKETGLFPACTVNRLNEEIIKIVNPRSSAEARKFLPGDRVINTKNNPDKDIWNGTTGTVHAIDEDGKLWLRLDIPITDPNRPEEVKDLVLLNRDEQSHLSHAYALTVHKSQGSQYRQVCFVCLMRDRFILNRSLAYTAVTRTKQRCIVAGQVFALAQSMQREKSKQTVIQILAGKRG
- a CDS encoding DNA polymerase III subunit beta, which produces MKNCFKLIDETAKQLPMNTAAAAVFNRVVLLDALKRVAPATCRKSSVLPILQNVLFNVQKDGSAIITATNLELSVSVTLATEARRNVIFTVPFAPLLKAVRLMRCDRIGFLPGENTVVFESGSVSVTAHTCPAADYPQMESVLKMSIRNTISDSVQFFDDLARAQKCTSQDDSRRALTGVYLKKEYGRAVVTGTDGKRLLIIESTEMAGDDVNPAILPGKFIPALKTAFAGKGGALTVDFYESHIVMESSNIRVALKKIEGSYPNAKQVIPVILPEKLHISAFVLEWLINCAELVRDENNYLEMYLKPGRLELKTESCSVDAIGAAFCNLESNDYAGDREFHFTFNPDFLRMATLAGDDLTISFQDPLSPVMFSSPGRCYVLMPIRKK